In one Methylobacterium sp. SyP6R genomic region, the following are encoded:
- a CDS encoding 3-hydroxyacyl-CoA dehydrogenase NAD-binding domain-containing protein, with translation MDDASGQAGDYRTAIGRVAVIGTGVIGASWVSQFLSCGLDVVATDPAPGAEAHLRETVARHWPVLEQIGLSPGAAPERLTFVAGPEEAAANADFVQENGPERLEIKHETFSRLDAAAAPDVVLATSSSGLTPSAIQSACRHPGRVVLGHPFNPPHLVPLVEVLGGEHTDEGAVAAAMGFYARIGKRPIRLRRELVGHVANRLQAALWREAFHLVGSGAATVADIDAAIAHGPGLRWALMGPCLLNHLSGGAKGFAHTLDHLGPLMEAMWADLGDPRLTPDLKATLVQGLEQALEGRDRDAMVAQRDRLLVDLVRQKRAAPDLP, from the coding sequence ATGGATGACGCGAGCGGACAGGCCGGCGACTATCGCACGGCCATCGGACGGGTGGCGGTGATCGGGACCGGCGTCATCGGGGCGTCGTGGGTGTCGCAGTTCTTGAGTTGCGGCCTCGACGTCGTCGCCACCGATCCGGCCCCCGGCGCGGAGGCGCATTTACGCGAGACGGTCGCCCGGCACTGGCCGGTCCTCGAACAGATCGGTCTTAGCCCCGGCGCCGCGCCCGAGCGCCTGACCTTCGTGGCCGGGCCGGAAGAGGCAGCGGCAAACGCCGATTTCGTGCAGGAGAACGGGCCCGAGCGCCTGGAGATCAAGCACGAGACCTTTTCCCGCCTCGACGCGGCCGCGGCCCCCGACGTGGTCCTGGCGACCAGTTCCTCCGGCCTCACCCCGAGCGCGATCCAGAGCGCCTGCCGCCATCCCGGCCGGGTGGTGCTCGGCCATCCCTTCAACCCGCCCCACCTGGTGCCGCTGGTCGAGGTGCTGGGCGGAGAACACACCGACGAGGGCGCCGTCGCCGCCGCGATGGGCTTCTACGCGCGCATCGGCAAGCGGCCGATCCGCCTGCGGCGCGAGCTCGTCGGCCACGTCGCCAACCGGCTCCAGGCGGCGCTCTGGCGCGAGGCGTTCCACCTCGTCGGCTCAGGCGCCGCCACGGTGGCCGATATCGATGCCGCCATCGCCCATGGGCCGGGCCTGCGCTGGGCCCTGATGGGGCCGTGCCTGCTCAACCACCTCTCGGGCGGCGCGAAAGGGTTCGCCCACACCCTCGACCATCTCGGGCCCCTGATGGAGGCGATGTGGGCCGATCTCGGTGACCCGCGCCTGACGCCCGACCTCAAGGCGACCCTCGTCCAGGGCCTCGAACAGGCGCTCGAAGGACGCGACCGCGACGCGATGGTGGCGCAGCGCGACCGGCTCCTCGTCGACCTCGTCCGGCAGAAGCGCGCCGCGCCGGACCTGCCGTAA
- a CDS encoding 3-keto-5-aminohexanoate cleavage protein, with translation MAKVIVTVAPTGGMASKAQNHNLPTQPAEIAESVHKSWKEGAAIAALHARRPDDEATCNAEIYRDINRRIRERCDIILNNSTGGGSSGDMLVPRPDGLFESSFEERLKGCEAGAEMATFDGMTFADVHGGREILVVTTPSRCEALAKRMQERGIKPEWEVFGPQHILQDVTRLIEKGYDKPPYYINMVLGADKGFQGAMPYSHDILAAMIRMLPPQSIFCVSGIGPAQLPATTQAILLGGHVRVGLEDNNYYSRGQLATNEQLVARTVRIIKELNHEPASPAEARDILGLKAV, from the coding sequence ATGGCCAAGGTGATCGTGACGGTGGCGCCGACCGGCGGCATGGCCTCGAAGGCGCAGAACCACAACCTGCCGACCCAGCCGGCGGAGATCGCCGAGTCGGTGCACAAGTCCTGGAAGGAAGGGGCGGCCATCGCGGCGCTCCACGCCCGCCGGCCCGACGACGAGGCGACCTGCAACGCCGAGATCTACCGCGACATCAACCGGCGCATCCGCGAACGCTGCGACATCATCCTCAACAACTCGACCGGCGGCGGGTCGAGCGGCGACATGCTGGTGCCGCGCCCCGACGGGCTGTTCGAATCGAGCTTCGAGGAGCGGCTGAAGGGCTGCGAGGCCGGGGCCGAGATGGCGACCTTCGACGGCATGACCTTCGCGGACGTGCATGGCGGCCGCGAGATCCTGGTGGTGACGACGCCGAGCCGCTGCGAAGCGCTGGCGAAGCGCATGCAGGAGCGCGGCATCAAGCCGGAATGGGAGGTGTTCGGCCCCCAGCACATCCTGCAGGACGTGACCCGGCTGATCGAGAAGGGCTACGACAAGCCGCCCTACTACATCAACATGGTGCTCGGCGCCGACAAGGGTTTCCAGGGCGCGATGCCCTATTCCCACGACATCCTGGCGGCGATGATCCGGATGCTGCCGCCGCAATCGATCTTCTGCGTCTCCGGCATCGGCCCGGCGCAGCTGCCGGCGACGACGCAGGCGATCCTGCTCGGCGGCCACGTCCGGGTCGGGCTCGAGGACAACAATTATTACTCCCGCGGCCAGCTCGCGACCAACGAGCAGCTGGTGGCCCGCACGGTGCGGATCATCAAGGAACTGAACCACGAGCCGGCGAGCCCGGCCGAGGCCCGTGACATCCTCGGCCTCAAGGCCGTCTGA